Proteins encoded by one window of Cloeon dipterum chromosome 2, ieCloDipt1.1, whole genome shotgun sequence:
- the LOC135935201 gene encoding pre-mRNA-splicing factor 38B isoform X2 encodes MSMEEDAEVHTKTGKKSNVLPLWGNERTMNMNNLILTNIQASHYFKMNLYELKTYHEVVDEIYYKVSHLEPWEKGSRKTAGQTGMCGGVRGVGAGGIVSTAYCLLYKLFTLKLTRKQLNGLLTHPDSPFIRGLGFMYIRYTQPPADLWDWYDEFLEDEEELDVKAGGGQVMTIGNMLRHFLTKLEWFSTLFPRIPVPIQQKLERQLSDRFPAPPPGAAAHAAVQRAPERRRDFEEYPEERAPPPPPPRVRRSPSHGRDSPAHKRSRASPPPSRSDRHKERRSRSRSRDRERERHGDRGRNRDRSSRNGHSRHHKSSKDDHSRHRSHSSRDYASELLKERERQRRERDGSR; translated from the exons ATGAGCATGGAAGAGGATGCGGAGGTGCACACCAAGACTGGCAAAAAAAGCAATGTGCTGCCGCTGTGGGGCAACGAGCGCACCATGAACATGAACAACCTCATCCTCACCAACATTCAAGCTTCACATTACTTTAAAA TGAATTTATACGAGCTGAAGACTTACCACGAAGTGGTCGACGAAATCTACTACAAAGTCAGCCATTTGGAGCCCTGGGAGAAGGGCAGTCGGAAAACCGCGGGTCAGACGGGCATGTGCGGCGGC GTCCGAGGGGTCGGCGCCGGCGGCATCGTGTCCACGGCTTACTGCCTCCTGTACAAATTGTTCACCCTAAAGCTGACGAGGAAGCAGCTGAACGGGCTGCTCACCCATCCTGACTCGCCATTCATAAGGGGGCTCGGATTTATGTACATTAG ATACACTCAACCTCCTGCTGATCTCTGGGACTGGTATGATGAATTTTTGGAGGATGAAGAG gaATTGGACGTGAAGGCCGGCGGCGGGCAGGTGATGACGATCGGCAACATGCTGCGCCACTTCCTGACCAAGCTCGAGTGGTTCTCGACCCTCTTCCCGCGCATCCCCGTGCCCATTCAG CAAAAGCTGGAGCGTCAGTTGAGTGACAGATTCCCAGCACCCCCGCCAGGAGCTGCTGCGCACGCTGCTGTGCAGAGGGCCCCTGAGCGGCGCAGGGACTTTGAGGAGTACCCTGAGGAAcgagcgccgccgccaccaccacctAGAGTCAGACG gtCGCCTAGTCACGGACGTGATTCTCCAGCCCATAAAAGAAGCCGAGCCTCGCCGCCGCCAAGCAGGAGTGACCGACACAAAGAACGGCGCAGCAGGAGCAGAAGTAGggacagagaaagagagaggcaCGGAGACCGCGGTCGTAATAGAGACCGAAGCAGTAGAAATGGACACAGCAGACATCACAAATCTTCTAAAGATGACCA TTCGAGGCACCGGTCGCATAGCAGTCGAGACTATGCCTCGGAGTTGCTCAAAGAAAGAGAGCGGCAAAGACGTGAAAGGGACGGCAGCAGGTGA
- the RpL7A gene encoding large ribosomal subunit protein eL8 has product MVQKKIKKKVGKKVAAPPLVVKKVEPKKVTNPLFEKRPRNFGIGQDIQPKRDLSRFVKWPKYIRIQRQKAVLQKRLKVPPTIHQFSQTLDKQTAVQLFKLLDKYRPETKLAKKIRLRKKAEERAAAAGKQGGAEAGAPSRRPNTVKFGVNNVTKLVEQKKAQLVVIAHDIEPVELVLFLPALCRKMGVPYCIIKGKARLGRLVRRKTCTAVALTNVEAGDRPNFNKVVESVKNNFNERFDEIRRHWGGGLLGSKSTARIAKLEKAKARELAQKQG; this is encoded by the exons ATGGTGCAGAAAAAG ATCAAGAAGAAGGTCGGTAAGAAGGTTGCGGCGCCGCCTCTGGTGGTGAAGAAGGTCGAGCCCAAGAAAGTGACCAACCCACTTTTCGAAAAGAGACCTAGGAATTTCGGAATTGGCCAGGACATTCAGCCCAAGAGGGACCTGAGCCGGTTCGTCAAGTGGCCCAAATACATTCGCATCCAGAGGCAAAAGGCCGTGCTGCAGAAGAGGCTCAAGGTGCCTCCCACCATCCACCAGTTCAGCCAAACCCTGGACAAGCAAACCG CCGTGCAACTGTTCAAGTTGTTGGACAAGTACAGACCAGAAACCAAACTGGCCAAGAAGATCAGATTGAGGAAGAAGGCTGAGGAGAGAGCCGCCGCTGCCGGCAAGCAGGGTGGAGCCGAGGCTGGAGCACCCTCCCGCAGGCCAAACACCGTGAAATTCGGCGTTAACAATGTCACCAAGCTGGTCGAACAGAAGAAGGCCCAGCTGGTCGTCATTGCGCACGACATTGAACCCGTtgag CTGGTGTTGTTCCTGCCTGCTCTGTGCCGCAAGATGGGCGTGCCCTACTGCATAATCAAGGGCAAGGCGCGCCTTGGGCGGCTGGTGCGCCGCAAGACGTGCACGGCCGTGGCGCTGACCAACGTCGAGGCCGGCGACCGACCCAACTTCAACAAGGTGGTCGAGTCCGTCAAGAACAATTTCAACGAGCGCTTCGACGAGATCAGACGCCACTGGGGCGGCGGTCTCCTTGGCTCCAAGTCGACAGCCAGGATCGCCAAGCTGGAGAAGGCCAAGGCGCGCGAGTTGGCGCAGAAGCAGGGCTAA
- the LOC135935201 gene encoding pre-mRNA-splicing factor 38B isoform X1, translating to MSMEEDAEVHTKTGKKSNVLPLWGNERTMNMNNLILTNIQASHYFKMNLYELKTYHEVVDEIYYKVSHLEPWEKGSRKTAGQTGMCGGVRGVGAGGIVSTAYCLLYKLFTLKLTRKQLNGLLTHPDSPFIRGLGFMYIRYTQPPADLWDWYDEFLEDEEELDVKAGGGQVMTIGNMLRHFLTKLEWFSTLFPRIPVPIQQKLERQLSDRFPAPPPGAAAHAAVQRAPERRRDFEEYPEERAPPPPPPRVRRSPSHGRDSPAHKRSRASPPPSRSDRHKERRSRSRSRDRERERHGDRGRNRDRSSRNGHSRHHKSSKDDHSRHRSHSSRDYASELLKERERQRRERDGSRSPPPSHR from the exons ATGAGCATGGAAGAGGATGCGGAGGTGCACACCAAGACTGGCAAAAAAAGCAATGTGCTGCCGCTGTGGGGCAACGAGCGCACCATGAACATGAACAACCTCATCCTCACCAACATTCAAGCTTCACATTACTTTAAAA TGAATTTATACGAGCTGAAGACTTACCACGAAGTGGTCGACGAAATCTACTACAAAGTCAGCCATTTGGAGCCCTGGGAGAAGGGCAGTCGGAAAACCGCGGGTCAGACGGGCATGTGCGGCGGC GTCCGAGGGGTCGGCGCCGGCGGCATCGTGTCCACGGCTTACTGCCTCCTGTACAAATTGTTCACCCTAAAGCTGACGAGGAAGCAGCTGAACGGGCTGCTCACCCATCCTGACTCGCCATTCATAAGGGGGCTCGGATTTATGTACATTAG ATACACTCAACCTCCTGCTGATCTCTGGGACTGGTATGATGAATTTTTGGAGGATGAAGAG gaATTGGACGTGAAGGCCGGCGGCGGGCAGGTGATGACGATCGGCAACATGCTGCGCCACTTCCTGACCAAGCTCGAGTGGTTCTCGACCCTCTTCCCGCGCATCCCCGTGCCCATTCAG CAAAAGCTGGAGCGTCAGTTGAGTGACAGATTCCCAGCACCCCCGCCAGGAGCTGCTGCGCACGCTGCTGTGCAGAGGGCCCCTGAGCGGCGCAGGGACTTTGAGGAGTACCCTGAGGAAcgagcgccgccgccaccaccacctAGAGTCAGACG gtCGCCTAGTCACGGACGTGATTCTCCAGCCCATAAAAGAAGCCGAGCCTCGCCGCCGCCAAGCAGGAGTGACCGACACAAAGAACGGCGCAGCAGGAGCAGAAGTAGggacagagaaagagagaggcaCGGAGACCGCGGTCGTAATAGAGACCGAAGCAGTAGAAATGGACACAGCAGACATCACAAATCTTCTAAAGATGACCA TTCGAGGCACCGGTCGCATAGCAGTCGAGACTATGCCTCGGAGTTGCTCAAAGAAAGAGAGCGGCAAAGACGTGAAAGGGACGGCAGCAG atCGCCGCCACCCTCTCACCGGTAG
- the LOC135935201 gene encoding pre-mRNA-splicing factor 38B isoform X3 codes for MSMEEDAEVHTKTGKKSNVLPLWGNERTMNMNNLILTNIQASHYFKMNLYELKTYHEVVDEIYYKVSHLEPWEKGSRKTAGQTGMCGGVRGVGAGGIVSTAYCLLYKLFTLKLTRKQLNGLLTHPDSPFIRGLGFMYIRYTQPPADLWDWYDEFLEDEEELDVKAGGGQVMTIGNMLRHFLTKLEWFSTLFPRIPVPIQVIIEPRHSTERQTLLQD; via the exons ATGAGCATGGAAGAGGATGCGGAGGTGCACACCAAGACTGGCAAAAAAAGCAATGTGCTGCCGCTGTGGGGCAACGAGCGCACCATGAACATGAACAACCTCATCCTCACCAACATTCAAGCTTCACATTACTTTAAAA TGAATTTATACGAGCTGAAGACTTACCACGAAGTGGTCGACGAAATCTACTACAAAGTCAGCCATTTGGAGCCCTGGGAGAAGGGCAGTCGGAAAACCGCGGGTCAGACGGGCATGTGCGGCGGC GTCCGAGGGGTCGGCGCCGGCGGCATCGTGTCCACGGCTTACTGCCTCCTGTACAAATTGTTCACCCTAAAGCTGACGAGGAAGCAGCTGAACGGGCTGCTCACCCATCCTGACTCGCCATTCATAAGGGGGCTCGGATTTATGTACATTAG ATACACTCAACCTCCTGCTGATCTCTGGGACTGGTATGATGAATTTTTGGAGGATGAAGAG gaATTGGACGTGAAGGCCGGCGGCGGGCAGGTGATGACGATCGGCAACATGCTGCGCCACTTCCTGACCAAGCTCGAGTGGTTCTCGACCCTCTTCCCGCGCATCCCCGTGCCCATTCAGGTAATTATTGAGCCGCGCCACTCGACAGAGAGACAGACACTGCTGCAAGACTAG
- the LOC135935201 gene encoding pre-mRNA-splicing factor 38B isoform X4: protein MSMEEDAEVHTKTGKKSNVLPLWGNERTMNMNNLILTNIQASHYFKMNLYELKTYHEVVDEIYYKVSHLEPWEKGSRKTAGQTGMCGGVRGVGAGGIVSTAYCLLYKLFTLKLTRKQLNGLLTHPDSPFIRGLGFMYIRYTQPPADLWDWYDEFLEDEEELDVKAGGGQVMTIGNMLRHFLTKLEWFSTLFPRIPVPIQVLPTLFLSLCPT from the exons ATGAGCATGGAAGAGGATGCGGAGGTGCACACCAAGACTGGCAAAAAAAGCAATGTGCTGCCGCTGTGGGGCAACGAGCGCACCATGAACATGAACAACCTCATCCTCACCAACATTCAAGCTTCACATTACTTTAAAA TGAATTTATACGAGCTGAAGACTTACCACGAAGTGGTCGACGAAATCTACTACAAAGTCAGCCATTTGGAGCCCTGGGAGAAGGGCAGTCGGAAAACCGCGGGTCAGACGGGCATGTGCGGCGGC GTCCGAGGGGTCGGCGCCGGCGGCATCGTGTCCACGGCTTACTGCCTCCTGTACAAATTGTTCACCCTAAAGCTGACGAGGAAGCAGCTGAACGGGCTGCTCACCCATCCTGACTCGCCATTCATAAGGGGGCTCGGATTTATGTACATTAG ATACACTCAACCTCCTGCTGATCTCTGGGACTGGTATGATGAATTTTTGGAGGATGAAGAG gaATTGGACGTGAAGGCCGGCGGCGGGCAGGTGATGACGATCGGCAACATGCTGCGCCACTTCCTGACCAAGCTCGAGTGGTTCTCGACCCTCTTCCCGCGCATCCCCGTGCCCATTCAG GTGTTGCCCACCTTATTTCTGTCACTCTGTCCCACCTGA